One Chengkuizengella sediminis DNA segment encodes these proteins:
- the spoIIIAA gene encoding stage III sporulation protein AA, producing the protein MIQSIINMLPDTLRNIINRLPNSIFQNIEEIRIRENRPLEIGYSGSYNFISSQGRMLNTSKQAYLPTHQDILRLLDVVTNHSMYTIEEELKRGYITVKGGHRIGLSGRTVLEQGFVKQIRDVSSFNIRIAREVIGAGKQVLPFIMDVQRKTVHHTLIISPPQLGKTTLLRDLSRMISYGSWGNQVPGKGLKVGIVDERSEIAACYKGVPYFDVGPRTDVLDSCPKAEGMMMLIRSMSPEVLIVDEIGREEDVKAVHEAVHAGIRVITTSHALNLEDIKNRPVLKHLCAQGIFSRYVVLSRRRGIGTVEAILDHHGNQLNHKTIEKVRG; encoded by the coding sequence ATGATACAATCCATTATTAATATGCTGCCTGACACCTTACGGAATATCATAAATCGATTACCTAATTCAATTTTTCAAAATATAGAAGAGATTCGCATTAGAGAGAATCGACCATTAGAAATAGGATATTCTGGTTCGTATAACTTTATATCGAGTCAAGGGAGAATGTTGAACACATCGAAGCAGGCTTATTTGCCCACACATCAGGATATTTTAAGACTTTTAGATGTCGTAACGAATCATTCCATGTATACGATTGAAGAAGAGTTAAAAAGAGGATACATCACTGTAAAAGGGGGACATCGGATAGGATTGTCTGGACGTACGGTTTTGGAACAAGGTTTTGTGAAACAAATTCGTGATGTCAGCAGCTTTAATATCCGAATTGCTAGAGAAGTGATTGGAGCAGGCAAGCAAGTACTCCCGTTTATTATGGATGTTCAAAGGAAAACCGTTCACCATACCTTAATCATATCACCTCCTCAATTAGGAAAAACAACTCTTTTAAGGGATTTATCCCGAATGATCAGTTACGGGAGCTGGGGTAATCAAGTTCCAGGGAAGGGTTTAAAGGTAGGGATTGTAGATGAACGTTCAGAAATTGCAGCTTGTTACAAAGGAGTTCCTTATTTTGATGTGGGTCCAAGAACGGATGTTTTAGACAGCTGTCCTAAAGCAGAGGGCATGATGATGTTAATTAGATCGATGTCGCCAGAAGTTCTTATTGTTGATGAGATTGGAAGAGAGGAAGATGTGAAGGCCGTTCATGAGGCAGTTCACGCGGGCATACGAGTCATAACAACATCTCATGCATTAAACTTGGAAGATATAAAAAACAGACCTGTTTTAAAGCATCTTTGTGCACAAGGTATATTCTCAAGATATGTAGTGTTAAGCAGAAGACGTGGAATAGGAACAGTAGAGGCTATCTTAGATCATCATGGGAATCAGCTGAACCACAAAACAATAGAAAAAGTGAGAGGTTAG
- the spoIIIAB gene encoding stage III sporulation protein SpoIIIAB: MLNLIGAMFIIFSGTMIGFYQANQYINRPRQIRQMIHALQRLETEIHYGYTPLPDALEKISKVISGPIGFIFYEIKKQLTDNIGTTVMIAWQESFQNYWKKTSYKNAEKEMILQVGSTLGISDREDQIKHLRLAISQLQSEEEMAKEEQNRYAKMWRSLGMLIGVLVVIIML, from the coding sequence ATGTTAAATCTCATTGGGGCAATGTTTATTATCTTTTCAGGTACGATGATTGGCTTTTATCAAGCGAATCAATATATAAATCGTCCTAGGCAAATTCGTCAGATGATTCATGCACTTCAGCGTTTAGAAACTGAAATCCATTATGGTTATACTCCGCTGCCAGATGCATTAGAGAAAATTTCAAAGGTCATTTCAGGTCCTATAGGATTTATATTTTATGAAATTAAGAAACAATTAACTGACAACATAGGCACTACGGTAATGATCGCTTGGCAGGAAAGTTTTCAAAATTACTGGAAAAAAACATCCTATAAAAATGCAGAGAAAGAAATGATTTTGCAAGTAGGTTCAACACTAGGCATTTCAGATAGGGAGGATCAAATTAAACATTTACGTCTAGCAATCAGTCAACTTCAAAGCGAAGAAGAAATGGCGAAGGAAGAGCAGAATAGATATGCAAAAATGTGGCGCAGCTTAGGGATGTTAATTGGAGTATTAGTCGTCATTATCATGCTTTAG
- the spoIIIAC gene encoding stage III sporulation protein AC, with protein MNVDINMIFQIAGIGIIISMIHTVLKQMGKEDIAHWTTLIGFIIVLFMVIRLLDDLFQEIKTIFLFQ; from the coding sequence ATGAATGTAGATATTAATATGATCTTTCAAATTGCAGGTATCGGAATCATTATTTCTATGATTCATACGGTTCTAAAACAGATGGGTAAAGAAGATATAGCACATTGGACGACATTGATTGGTTTTATAATCGTTTTGTTCATGGTCATTAGACTCCTAGATGATTTATTTCAAGAAATTAAAACGATTTTTCTTTTTCAGTAG
- the spoIIIAD gene encoding stage III sporulation protein AD gives MEIIQIVGLGIIATILTLVIKEQKPLFAFLLTVFTGVIIFLFLIGKISSIIQLLEKLADQSNIDMVFLKTILKIIGIAYIAEFGSQIVRDAGHESIASKIELAGKILILYMAIPIITVIIETVIKLLPA, from the coding sequence TTGGAAATCATACAAATTGTAGGACTTGGGATTATAGCAACCATTCTCACGCTTGTCATCAAAGAGCAAAAACCACTGTTTGCTTTTCTATTAACGGTATTTACAGGTGTTATTATTTTTCTTTTTTTAATAGGAAAGATCTCTTCTATCATTCAATTACTGGAAAAGTTAGCTGATCAATCAAATATAGATATGGTATTTTTAAAAACCATTTTGAAGATCATTGGGATAGCTTACATAGCAGAATTTGGATCACAAATTGTGAGAGATGCTGGTCATGAATCTATTGCTTCAAAGATTGAGCTAGCAGGAAAAATTCTCATTTTATATATGGCGATCCCCATTATTACCGTCATTATCGAAACGGTTATAAAGTTATTACCTGCTTGA
- the spoIIIAE gene encoding stage III sporulation protein AE, producing MARIIGFSLLVISFILIGGAVIYADSPTDIIIKETTENLNTDQVEQYWENLLKEYGGYFPGNNPSLMDMILPGGEGFSLSQVFMGLIKYFLHEILYNGKLLVTIVILAVFSMILETLQSAFERNSVSKVAYAISYIVLIIIVINSFSVAIGYAKMAIENMIHFMIAMIPLLLTLLVSMGSFATASIMHPLIIFMIQTTGTLIYTVVFPLLFFSAVLHIVSSISDKYSVSQLADLLRNISIGIFGALVTVFLGVISVQGATSAVSDGVTIRTAKYVTSNFVPVIGRMFSDASDTVIGASLLVKNAIGLFGVVILIFLCVFPAIKILTLALIYNLSAAIMQPLGDSPIVKCLFTIGKSMIYVFAALAAVGLMFFLAITIIITAGNVSVMMR from the coding sequence ATGGCCCGCATTATCGGATTCAGTCTTTTGGTTATAAGTTTCATTTTAATAGGAGGAGCTGTTATATATGCTGATTCTCCAACAGATATCATTATTAAAGAAACAACTGAAAACTTAAATACAGATCAAGTAGAACAATATTGGGAAAATCTGCTTAAAGAGTATGGAGGTTATTTTCCGGGAAATAATCCGAGTTTAATGGATATGATTCTACCAGGTGGAGAAGGTTTTAGTCTTTCACAAGTATTTATGGGGTTAATTAAGTATTTTTTACATGAAATTTTATACAATGGGAAGTTGTTAGTTACGATTGTCATCTTAGCGGTGTTTAGCATGATTCTAGAAACATTGCAAAGCGCTTTTGAAAGAAATTCGGTAAGTAAAGTAGCTTATGCAATTTCATATATTGTACTTATTATTATTGTTATCAATAGCTTTAGTGTGGCAATTGGTTATGCAAAAATGGCGATAGAAAATATGATTCACTTTATGATTGCCATGATTCCACTATTATTAACGTTGTTAGTTTCGATGGGGAGCTTTGCAACAGCTTCAATTATGCACCCATTGATCATTTTTATGATTCAAACAACAGGCACATTGATTTATACCGTCGTATTTCCTTTATTGTTCTTTTCCGCGGTACTGCATATTGTGAGCTCAATATCAGATAAATACAGTGTGAGTCAATTAGCAGATTTACTACGAAATATCAGTATTGGGATTTTTGGAGCATTAGTAACAGTCTTTTTAGGTGTAATTTCCGTGCAAGGAGCAACGAGTGCAGTAAGTGACGGGGTAACGATTCGCACAGCTAAATATGTCACAAGTAATTTTGTTCCTGTCATTGGAAGAATGTTTTCAGATGCGTCTGATACAGTCATTGGAGCTTCGTTACTTGTGAAAAATGCAATTGGTTTATTTGGGGTTGTCATACTCATTTTTTTATGTGTGTTTCCAGCCATTAAGATTTTAACATTGGCTTTAATATATAACTTATCCGCAGCGATCATGCAGCCGTTGGGAGATAGCCCAATTGTCAAATGTCTTTTCACCATCGGTAAAAGTATGATTTATGTATTTGCTGCTCTTGCAGCTGTAGGTTTGATGTTTTTCTTAGCTATTACGATCATTATAACTGCTGGAAATGTTTCAGTCATGATGAGGTAA
- the spoIIIAF gene encoding stage III sporulation protein AF yields the protein MLQWLSSWLREIILVILLASFVDLILPSNKMQRYVKVVISLFILMTILSPIVSLLKVEWDFDQLNNQFQLDEVSTNDYGSMSEILQDGEKLKDQNEHETAKLIQTKMEDMIYKQLEEQMSVAVQSVSVKVSFEESNEPKVDEMVIVLQSQMKPDQTMEVTEVQPIEQVEPVVIDIHLEADDAIEVDADEEQKEITEEMKQTENEITTFLISKWDISSDQINVKYEPTMDEI from the coding sequence TTGCTGCAATGGTTGAGTAGTTGGTTAAGAGAAATTATACTCGTTATACTTCTTGCAAGTTTTGTAGATTTGATTTTACCGAGTAATAAAATGCAGCGATATGTAAAAGTGGTGATTAGCCTTTTCATTCTCATGACGATTCTTTCTCCTATCGTTTCATTATTGAAGGTGGAATGGGATTTTGATCAATTGAACAACCAGTTTCAACTTGACGAGGTAAGTACAAACGACTATGGATCAATGTCAGAAATTTTACAAGATGGGGAGAAATTAAAGGATCAAAATGAACATGAAACCGCAAAGTTAATTCAAACAAAAATGGAGGATATGATCTACAAGCAATTAGAAGAGCAAATGTCGGTAGCTGTTCAAAGTGTATCTGTGAAGGTTTCGTTTGAAGAGAGTAATGAACCGAAGGTGGATGAAATGGTTATCGTTTTACAATCACAAATGAAACCAGATCAAACAATGGAAGTAACAGAAGTACAACCCATAGAACAAGTAGAACCTGTAGTGATTGATATTCATTTAGAAGCAGATGATGCAATTGAAGTCGATGCAGATGAAGAGCAAAAGGAAATAACTGAAGAAATGAAACAAACCGAAAATGAAATTACAACCTTTTTAATTAGTAAGTGGGACATTTCTTCAGATCAAATAAATGTAAAATATGAACCAACAATGGATGAAATTTAA
- the spoIIIAG gene encoding stage III sporulation protein AG translates to MGKLLGIIEKWVGGEKGGKKRIQTFRWLLIIGLIGVMLMIMNSFINVDSIDSSQSDRASPESASLPVLGEEKSKLPFDEYEEQYEMRLKEILEKIVGVGNVDVMITIESTEENIVFENRKDSQQVTTEKDTNGATRHISDVSRSGEIVLFEIEGNQTPIYVKKIKPEIRGVIIVANGAENLTVKEMIFDSVRKGLEVPGHRIQINPRKQSG, encoded by the coding sequence TTGGGAAAATTGCTAGGAATCATCGAAAAATGGGTAGGAGGTGAAAAAGGGGGGAAGAAACGAATACAAACCTTTAGATGGCTGCTCATCATTGGTTTAATTGGTGTGATGTTAATGATAATGAACTCATTTATTAACGTAGATAGTATAGATAGTTCTCAAAGTGATCGTGCCTCTCCTGAGAGTGCTAGTTTACCCGTTTTGGGAGAAGAAAAATCAAAATTACCATTTGATGAGTATGAAGAACAGTATGAAATGCGATTAAAAGAAATTCTCGAAAAAATCGTTGGTGTTGGAAATGTGGATGTGATGATCACTATTGAATCAACAGAAGAAAATATCGTGTTTGAAAATAGAAAAGATTCACAACAAGTTACGACTGAAAAAGATACAAATGGCGCTACAAGACATATTTCGGATGTATCTAGAAGTGGTGAAATTGTACTCTTTGAGATTGAAGGTAATCAAACACCTATCTATGTAAAGAAAATCAAACCAGAGATTCGAGGAGTGATTATAGTAGCAAATGGTGCTGAGAATTTAACGGTGAAGGAAATGATATTTGATTCCGTTCGAAAGGGATTGGAAGTACCGGGTCACCGTATCCAAATTAATCCTAGAAAACAGTCAGGGTAA
- a CDS encoding SpoIIIAH-like family protein — protein sequence MRSRRQTIWLVSMLSIMVVLSGYYLFSEDVNEVDTLNESVINDINEGESEIGMDSTNVTENVDVDSLEWLDEVASEEWINEETVVKTDEEVLQQIQTEGLGEDYYTAAKMQRLEEMGKEMETLLAVVATSENTETYTKAYDDIQTMEDKGTKVDYIEEQLMQTYPEAMVTEKDNQWKVEIQTSKIEKSEAVSIIDLVVSELEVKPGQVTVTVRP from the coding sequence ATGAGATCAAGAAGACAAACAATATGGCTTGTTTCTATGTTAAGTATTATGGTGGTGTTATCAGGTTATTATTTATTTTCAGAAGATGTAAATGAAGTGGATACGTTAAATGAGTCCGTAATTAATGACATCAATGAGGGTGAATCTGAAATTGGGATGGATTCAACAAATGTTACAGAAAATGTTGACGTTGATTCACTAGAATGGTTAGACGAAGTAGCGTCAGAAGAGTGGATTAACGAGGAAACCGTTGTAAAAACAGATGAAGAGGTTCTACAACAAATTCAGACAGAAGGATTAGGAGAAGATTACTATACTGCTGCTAAAATGCAAAGGTTGGAAGAGATGGGAAAAGAAATGGAAACCTTATTGGCGGTAGTTGCTACCTCTGAAAATACTGAAACCTATACAAAAGCTTATGATGATATCCAAACCATGGAGGACAAAGGGACAAAGGTTGATTATATAGAAGAGCAATTAATGCAAACTTATCCGGAAGCAATGGTGACTGAGAAGGATAATCAATGGAAAGTAGAAATACAAACAAGTAAGATAGAAAAAAGTGAAGCCGTCTCTATTATAGATTTAGTAGTAAGTGAATTAGAGGTAAAACCTGGTCAAGTAACAGTTACAGTTAGACCATAG